Proteins from a genomic interval of Yarrowia lipolytica chromosome 1E, complete sequence:
- a CDS encoding uncharacterized protein (Compare to YALI0E18744g, no similarity), whose translation MLATRVLRNAYTRRMMAELARKGELLGPRPKADPTKKPPRETIKMAPPTDNGREASLFFHTGSRVREQAPTVQVRIALSDADSLLDQLEEVKHKADGAIHKEARARATGPPPKTPRVPALQKRTAAGTVVPETLVSDPVPAFSPHTSIEESGFVELDQMEEDIDTKHTQQAIDTASATTASASETTASETTASAPTVTPTEINMEWQRGIWDRINADSASMADIQNFISDGIKKGYKLTRRYRKGAFTGLYKREEYKTVVQLCKKLHCDNLHTAEFEVILRSAAETNQWRFADQLMNKHWELVEKGPASVSLTALEIFINVDFSIARAFVDQLMHDKRFSDHKTFQEKVAYVYLKGTRTVALNLSEMMRYATQYQDLPFMESDKVLGQMVRGFHQLGTPKQIKIFQQYLCSRGFDKMQGVKEAMFLRYLYLRQFDKAINLVKSKHYYTYKSTISGYLALARRQDWEGVLGFHKKLLTLQPNMKIHDTMNCCLIEAYGATQSMKRAIIQAQSQPKLTPAAVSSLFRVFCHHHPEQSGDLDRVLASPAVSEVRVLTKNLDLRNMVPMMLLNSMDVRNGVSIAAFQGVHIKRRRTIEAMVRQGRAERAYKYYTMLTKTEIPFSEHDYLTLIRGLCRQGFLHLAEEILADFEQAVPQGSWRKRVCRLDVDMLRSTNAGLDSTEKHSGSPRVILADYVSKHCTRKGPRRDGTVLGSPKYNTKTGYEWIVVGMHMVSQGLYVEAREFLKDAQLREPMAYALLAECHARLGDVPEIHKLIKEMRARNVRADQTYKALLSLTEYQYGTGLVAVLDKLKVLIDERHQHAVQDQGEFLEVLVNGVRMHEEKESDTKKLQK comes from the coding sequence ATGCTGGCAACGCGGGTATTGAGGAATGCGTACACACGGCGCATGATGGCCGAGCTGGCCCGCAAGGGAGAGTTACTGGGCCCTCGTCCAAAGGCCGATCCCACCAAGAAGCCGCCACGAGAGACGATAAAGATGGCTCCGCCAACCGACAATGGGCGAGAAGCCAGTCTATTTTTCCACACAGGCAGCCGCGTGCGAGAGCAGGCTCCGACGGTGCAAGTCCGCATTGCTCTTTCGGACGCGGACAGCTTGTTGGACCAATTGGAGGAGGTTAAGCACAAGGCTGATGGAGCCATACACAAGGAAGCGAGGGCCCGAGCGACGGGTCCGCCCCCCAAAACGCCAAGAGTGCCAGCATTACAAAAGAGGACGGCGGCGGGGACCGTAGTCCCGGAGACTCTGGTTTCGGACCCGGTGCCTGCTTTCTCACCACATACAAGCATTGAAGAGAGTGGGTTCGTTGAGTTGGATCaaatggaggaggacatAGACACTAAGCATACACAACAGGCGATAGATACAGCATCAGCAACGACAGCATCAGCATCAGAAACGACAGCATCAGAAACGACAGCATCGGCACCGACAGTGACACCAACAGAGATCAACATGGAGTGGCAGAGAGGAATCTGGGATAGGATCAACGCAGACAGTGCTTCGATGGCAGACATACAAAACTTCATTTCGGACGGCATCAAGAAGGGATACAAGCTCACTCGACGATATAGAAAGGGGGCTTTCACCGGCCTGTACAAAAGGGAGGAGTACAAAACGGTGGTGCAGCTGTGCAAAAAGCTCCACTGTGATAATCTACACACGGCCGAGTTTGAGGTCATTTTGCGCAGTGCGGCCGAAACCAACCAATGGCGGTTTGCGGACCAACTCATGAACAAACATTgggagctggtggagaagggaCCAGCCAGTGTATCTCTGACGGCTTTGGAGATCTTTATCAACGTTGATTTCTCGATAGCAAGGGCGTTTGTGGATCAACTGATGCATGACAAACGGTTCAGTGATCACAAAACGTTCCAGGAAAAGGTGGCCTACGTATACTTGAAGGGCACGCGCACGGTGGCGCTTAATCTGTCCGAGATGATGCGATACGCCACCCAGTACCAGGATCTGCCGTTCATGGAGTCGGACAAAGTGCTCGGCCAGATGGTGAGAGGGTTTCATCAGCTCGGAACCCCGAAACAGATCAAAATCTTCCAGCAGTATCTGTGTTCTCGAGGCTTTGACAAGATGCAGGgcgtcaaggaggccatgTTTCTGCGGTATCTGTACCTGCGGCAGTTTGACAAGGCTATCAACTTGGTTAAGTCCAAGCATTATTACACCTACAAAAGCACCATTTCGGGATACTTGGCTCTGGCAAGAAGACAGGATTGGGAGGGAGTGTTGGGGTTCCACAAGAAGCTTCTGACACTCCAGCCTAACATGAAAATCCACGACACAATGAACTGCTGCCTGATCGAGGCTTATGGAGCCACTCAGTCCATGAAACGGGCAATTATCCAGGCCCAGTCTCAGCCAAAGTTAACTCCGGCTGCCGTTTCGTCCCTTTTCCGGGTATtttgtcatcatcatccgGAACAATCTGGCGACTTGGATCGAGTTTTGGCGTCTCCTGCTGTGTCTGAGGTCAGAGTGCTCACCAAGAACCTCGATCTGCGAAACATGGTGCCCATGATGCTTCTCAACTCGATGGACGTGCGCAATGGTGTTTCTATTGCCGCCTTCCAGGGCGTACACATCAAGAGAAGACGGACCATCGAGGCTATGGTCCGACAAGGCAGGGCAGAAAGAgcatacaagtactacacGATGCTTACCAAAACGGAGATTCCGTTCTCCGAGCACGACTACCTGACACTCATCAGAGGGCTGTGCCGACAAGGGTTTCTTCATCTGGCTGAGGAGATCCTGGCTGATTTTGAACAGGCTGTTCCTCAGGGGTCCTGGAGAAAACGAGTTTGTCGTCTGGACGTGGACATGCTGAGAAGCACCAATGCAGGCCTAGACAGTACAGAAAAACACTCTGGCTCGCCGCGGGTTATTCTGGCCGACTATGTGTCTAAACACTGCACTAGAAAGGGCCCCCGACGAGATGGAACTGTTTTGGGCAGTCCCAAGTACAACACCAAGACGGGCTACGAATGGATTGTGGTCGGCATGCACATGGTGTCTCAGGGACTGTATGTGGAGGCGCGTGAATTTCTCAAGGACGCACAGTTGAGAGAACCCATGGCCTATGCTCTTTTGGCAGAGTGCCATGCTCGTCTGGGCGATGTTCCTGAGATTCACAAGCTTATCAAGGAGATGCGAGCTCGAAATGTACGGGCTGACCAGACTTACAAGGCGCTACTGAGCCTGACCGAGTATCAATACGGGACCGGGCTTGTGGCTGTTTTGGACAAGTTGAAGGTTCTGATTGATGAGCGACACCAGCACGCTGTTCAAGATCAAGGCGAGTTCCTGGAGGTCCTGGTCAACGGAGTGAGAATGcatgaggagaaggagagcgACACCAAGAAACTACAAAAGTAG
- a CDS encoding uncharacterized protein (Compare to YALI0E18788g, uniprot|Q8TFK5 Yarrowia lipolytica Cell wall protein), producing the protein MKFTAATLLLAAAASALDVVTDGSKPFGIMSLRSASAIHLSSVGVSGDALTIGSSGAKFTIKDGVLYADDKAIDFSSGEAKVASDGKGTSGVTLEKGYVTVPGFNWAGCPEGNGYAVDDNSKCEDDGIPFGAYAVADTSAESSAAPASSAAAAESSAAPSSAAEAKPTAGGNTGAVVTQIGDGQIQAPPSAPPAAPEQANGAVSVGVSAAALGVAAAALLI; encoded by the coding sequence ATGAAGTTCACCGCCGCcaccctccttctcgccgccgccgcctcTGCTCTTGACGTTGTCACCGACGGCTCCAAGCCCTTTGGCATCATGTCTCTGCGATCCGCCTCCGCCATCCACCTCTCCTCGGTAGGCGTCTCCGGTGACGCTCTGACCATTGGCTCTTCCGGCGCCAAGTtcaccatcaaggacgGCGTCCTCTACGCCGAcgacaaggccattgacTTCTCCTCCGGCGAGGCCAAGGTCGCTTCCGACGGCAAGGGTACCTCCGGCGTCACCCTCGAGAAGGGCTACGTGACCGTCCCCGGCTTTAACTGGGCCGGCTGCCCCGAGGGCAACGGTTACGCCGTCGACGACAACTCCAAGTGCGAGGACGACGGAATCCCCTTCGGCGCCTACGCTGTTGCTGACACCTCCGCAGAGTCTTCTGCCGCCCCCGCCTCTTCTGCCGCCGCTGCCGAGTCCTCTGCCGCCCCCTCTTCCGCTGCTGAGGCCAAGCCCACCGCTGGAGGTAACACCGGCGCCGTCGTCACCCAGATCGGTGACGGCCAGATCCAGGCTCCCCCCTCTGCTCCTCCCGCTGCCCCCGAGCAGGCCAACGGCGCCGTCTCTGTCGGTGTTTCTGCCGCCGCTCTCGGTGTCGCTGCCGCCGCTCTCCTCATTTAA
- a CDS encoding uncharacterized protein (Truncated form of YALI0E18810g, no similarity), whose translation MCKRDHEERLKDRVERLEEEVSNTQDRVEGSNEQLRRALLTKKLTQSEVNALRQSLDENEINLIEYHEELVSCREEQSLLGGPRKRKKIERTSTTRSSRR comes from the coding sequence ATGTGCAAACGAGACCACGAAGAGCGCCTCAAGGACCGCGTTGAACGActagaggaggaggtgtctAATACGCAGGACCGGGTTGAAGGTAGCAATGAGCAGCTGAGGCGCGCCTTGCTCACCAAGAAGTTAACCCAGAGCGAGGTGAACGCTCTTCGGCAGTCTCTAGACGAGAACGAGATCAACTTGATCGAGTATCACGAGGAGTTGGTTTCTTGTCGAGAAGAACAGTCGCTGTTAGGGGGTCCTaggaaaagaaagaaaatCGAGAGAACGAGTACAACTAGATCAAGCAGGAGATGA
- a CDS encoding uncharacterized protein (Compare to YALI0E18832g, similar to Saccharomyces cerevisiae POL12 (YBL035C); ancestral locus Anc_3.322, similar to uniprot|Q8X0K1 Neurospora crassa Related to POL12 (DNA-directed DNA polymerase alpha)), translating to MTLSEKFGAVYDDNEELKKECANIMSIFNLSEEDLFIKWECFAINTNGDEKTDLDLGNLSKLKTYLLKEIEKAKKAKTTTPRPKMRRNREGAGDMDLFDQLTHSALGSAKRGPAGGDNDQTPVKKRPQPNGTGNGLSMSPPLSVTPIRSTPPPPSNSAYSSRKGAGTVMETLNSSIELNPGRADPETKIAISDHVQSAKYKYKTMYQKVSEASETLDEQIEQYMDWCVQKGLVKSNAEFKNPSLSDQNSIVCAGRIVLDTPETVRLTDASVLLETPRSRGGALRVKLNLSLLPSVSLIPGQLLALKGVNSSGREFVVEEILKLDPPPFRQVDNVAETPSLTQIIAAGPYTTTKDLDFLPLKDLLAQPADTFILLGPFIDSVHPLVAQGSFSVPGKMVATVEDLFRHKIAPLLNACPAQIILIPSTRDSVSAHLAFPQPALARKALNLGKNVICRTNPAQFSINELMFGTANLDIVRAVAQSELNKGSQEDFMSRAGRYVVEQRSLYPLLPGPQAKQPGVAEENQTLTYHHLDKAYLGLCDFVDVSPDIIIMPSQVQAFVRVVNSIVIINPGYLTRMDSGGSYALLTSAPYQGGDAKAWERVRVDIKKI from the coding sequence ATGACGCTGTCGGAAAAGTTTGGGGCCGTCTACGACGACAATGAGGAGCTCAAAAAGGAGTGCGCCAACATCATGTCCATCTTCAATCTCTCCGAGGAAGATCTGTTCATCAAATGGGAGTGTTTTgccatcaacaccaacggCGACGAAAAGACAGACTTGGACCTGGGCAACCTGTCCAAGCTCAAAACGTATCTGctgaaggagattgagaaggccaagaaggctaAGACGACAACCCCGCGTCCGAAAATGCGACGAAaccgagaaggagcaggagataTGGATCTGTTCGACCAACTGACCCATAGTGCTCTTGGAAGTGCTAAACGAGGACCTGCTGGAGGTGACAACGACCAGACCCCCGTCAAGAAACGTCCCCAGCCCAATGGTACAGGAAATGGACTGTCCATGTCTCCACCTCTGTCTGTGACTCCCATCAGATCAactccccctcctccatctaACTCCGCCTACTCTTCTCGAAAGGGAGCAGGCACGGTTATGGAGACCCTCAACAGCTCTATCGAGCTAAACCCAGGCCGAGCCGACCCAGAAACCAAGATCGCCATATCAGATCACGTACAATCCGccaaatacaagtacaaaacCATGTACCAGAAGGTGTCTGAGGCGTCTGAGACCTTGGACGAACAGATTGAACAATACATGGATTGGTGTGTTCAAAAGGGACTGGTTAAATCGAACGCCGAATTTAAGAACCCTTCTCTCAGTGACCAGAACTCTATTGTTTGTGCCGGTCGAATTGTCCTTGACACTCCTGAAACTGTGAGACTTACAGATGCCTCTGTGTTGCTGGAGACTCCCCGAAGCCGTGGAGGAGCGCTACGAGTGAAGCTCAATCTCTCCTTGCTTCCCTCCGTGTCTCTTATTCCGGGCCAGCTACTTGCGCTCAAGGGTGTCAACTCCAGTGGACGAGAATTTGTGGTGGAAGAGATTCTCAAGCTGGACCCTCCTCCTTTCAGACAGGTGGATAATGTGGCAGAAACCCCTTCTCTGACCCAAATCATCGCCGCAGGCCCTTACACCACAACCAAGGATCTCGACTTCCTGCCTCTCAAGGATCTTCTCGCACAACCAGCAGATACTTTCATTCTCCTGGGTCCATTCATTGACTCAGTGCACCCGCTAGTCGCCCAAGGAAGCTTTTCGGTGCCTGGCAAAATGGTGGCCACCGTGGAAGACCTGTTCAGACACAAAATCGCGCCTCTTCTCAACGCATGCCCCGCACAGATCATTCTCATCCCTTCCACTAGAGACTCAGTGTCGGCCCACCTTGCATTTCCCCAACCGGCTCTGGCTCGAAAGGCGCTCAATTTGGGCAAGAACGTCATCTGCCGAACCAACCCGGCCCAGTTTTCCATCAACGAGCTCATGTTTGGTACTGCCAACCTCGACATTGTGCGAGCTGTCGCCCAGAGTGAACTCAACAAGGGCTCGCAGGAAGATTTCATGTCTCGCGCAGGACGATATGTGGTGGAACAGCGGTCCCTGTACCCTCTATTGCCTGGTCCTCAGGCCAAACAACCCGGCGTGGCTGAGGAGAATCAGACGCTGACGTACCACCATCTGGACAAGGCGTACTTGGGCCTGTGTGACTTTGTGGACGTGTCTCCAGACATTATCATCATGCCCTCGCAGGTGCAAGCGTTTGTTCGGGTGGTGAATTCGATTGTGATTATCAACCCGGGCTATCTCACGCGAATGGACAGTGGAGGATCGTATGCTTTGTTGACATCGGCCCCTTACCAGGGAGGAGACGCCAAAGCATGGGAAAGAGTACGAGTTGACATTAAGAAGATCTAA
- a CDS encoding uncharacterized protein (Compare to YALI0E18854g, some similarities with uniprot|P87058 Schizosaccharomyces pombe La protein homolog (La ribonucleoprotein) (La autoantigen homolog)), producing MAEQIEKKVVDLLVDNAENDAADAVVQAAAGLAEKAAEGIVNAVKGPIEEAIEAPVAGEEKESKEESKEESKEESKEESKGESKEDFKEESKEAAPATEEKPAAESKAETKEEPKTEEPAAPAKPKEPVTDAEAPILKQVEFYFSDQNLPTDKFLWKAVHSNDGWVPIHTIASFKRMQQFANPEAEDPLAVIVSALRKSPSLLEVSEDGTKVKRVKALQAPDDKSKDEANARTVYAKGFLPEDKVPTKDTPASELGAPLTREEELALQIEIEKFFEGYGKIVQVRLRRRTEQQNRFKGSVFAEFEKLEDATKFLALDPKPTFQGRELKTMSKPAYCEMKKAELGFTDGANGKRGPRKFNGFKDNESRKRGNDDDDNGDNKRQRGNPRRGRGGRGRGRGGRGRGGRD from the coding sequence atggCTGAACAGATCGAGAAAAAGGTTGTGGATCTGCTGGTCGACAACGCCGAGAACGACGCTGCTGACGCCGTTGTCCAGGCCGCCGCCGGTCTGGCTGAGAAGGCCGCCGAGGGCATTGTCAATGCTGTCAAGGGCCCCATTGAGGAGGCCATCGAGGctcctgttgctggtgaggagaaggagtccaaggaggagtccaaggaggagtccaaggaggagtccaaggaggagtccaagggggagtccaaggaggatttcaaggaggagtccaaggaggctgctcctgccaccgaggagaagcctgctgccgagtccaaggctgagaccaaggaggagcccaagacTGAGGAGCCTGCTGCCCCCgccaagcccaaggagccCGTCACCGACGCCGAAGCTcccattctcaagcaggTGGAGTTCTACTTCTCCGACCAGAACCTGCCCACCGACAAGTTCCTGTGGAAGGCCGTCCACAGCAACGACGGCTGGGTGCCCATTCACACCATTGCTTCCTTCAAGCGAATGCAGCAGTTTGCCAACCCCGAGGCTGAGGATCCTCTGGCCGTGATTGTCTCTGCTCTGCGAAAGTCGCCCTCTCTTCTGGAGGTGTCTGAGGATGGCACCAAGGTCAAGCGAGTCAAGGCTCTGCAGGCTCCCGAtgacaagtccaaggacgaggccAACGCCCGAACCGTCTACGCCAAGGGCTTCCTGCCCGAGGACAAGGTCCCCACCAAGGATACCCCTGCCTCCGAGCTTGGCGCCCCCCTGACccgagaggaggagcttGCTCTGCAgattgagattgagaagtTCTTCGAGGGCTACGGCAAGATTGTGCAAGTGCGACTCCGACGACGAACCGAGCAGCAGAACCGGTTCAAGGGCTCCGTGTTCGCCGAGttcgagaagctcgaggaCGCCACCAAGTTCCTGGCCCTTGATCCCAAGCCCACCTTCCAGGGCCGAGAGCTCAAGACCATGTCCAAGCCCGCCTACTgcgagatgaagaaggccGAGCTGGGCTTCACCGACGGTGCCAACGGCAAGCGGGGTCCCCGAAAGTTCAACGGCTTCAAGGACAATGAGTCCCGAAAGCGAGgcaacgacgacgacgacaacggAGACAACAAGCGACAGCGAGGTAACCCTCGACGTGGTCGTGGTGGACGAGGTCGAGGCCgaggcggccgaggccgaggaggacgagattAG